The following are from one region of the Anaeropeptidivorans aminofermentans genome:
- a CDS encoding DUF3798 domain-containing protein yields MMKKFWALLLTSCLILTLAACGNQNANSSGTTPPEQQASQGEAPGQQASEGEAPFHIGIVTGTVSQSEDEQRGAEAMIAKYGDADSGGYIRHLNYPDNFMQEQETTIQQIASLADDPLMKVIVVNQSVPGTTAAFKQIREKNPDIILLAGNSQEDTAMIESAADFVADPDNTNRGYLIPLAAQKMGAKTFVHVSFPRHMSIELLSLRKDIMEATCEELGIKFVMETAPDPMSDVGIPGAQQFILEKMPAWVEKYGKDTAFFVTNDAHTEPTLKKVAELGAIFVEQDLPSPILGYPGAFGIDLKDAAGNWPEILKRVESAVDEKGGSGRMGTWAFSFGFTTTQALAEFGKQIAEGTMSKDSLEDLIKAYEIYTPDAAWNGSLYVDRVSGDSKDNHAMVYQDTYVFGEGYLGMTDVEIPDVYKLLEK; encoded by the coding sequence ATGATGAAGAAATTTTGGGCGCTTTTATTAACTTCATGTTTGATATTAACATTAGCAGCCTGCGGTAACCAAAACGCCAACTCAAGCGGTACAACCCCCCCAGAACAGCAGGCCTCTCAAGGCGAAGCCCCAGGGCAGCAGGCTTCTGAAGGCGAAGCGCCATTTCACATTGGAATAGTTACAGGTACAGTTTCTCAGTCGGAAGATGAACAAAGAGGTGCCGAAGCGATGATAGCCAAATACGGTGATGCAGATAGCGGAGGATATATAAGACATTTAAACTACCCAGACAACTTTATGCAAGAGCAGGAAACAACAATTCAGCAAATAGCTTCTCTTGCAGACGACCCCTTAATGAAGGTTATTGTTGTGAACCAGTCAGTTCCGGGAACAACAGCAGCATTTAAGCAAATCCGGGAAAAAAATCCAGATATCATTTTATTGGCAGGAAATTCGCAGGAAGATACTGCAATGATAGAATCGGCAGCCGATTTTGTAGCCGACCCGGATAATACCAATAGAGGATATCTGATTCCTTTAGCTGCTCAAAAAATGGGCGCTAAGACTTTCGTCCATGTGTCTTTTCCGAGGCATATGAGCATTGAACTATTATCTTTGCGTAAAGATATTATGGAAGCTACCTGTGAGGAATTGGGAATCAAATTTGTTATGGAAACGGCTCCTGACCCTATGAGTGACGTTGGAATTCCAGGTGCTCAGCAGTTTATTCTTGAAAAAATGCCTGCATGGGTTGAAAAATACGGAAAGGATACGGCTTTCTTCGTGACAAACGATGCCCATACGGAGCCTACTTTAAAGAAGGTTGCGGAATTAGGGGCAATTTTCGTTGAGCAGGATTTGCCTTCTCCTATTTTAGGCTATCCCGGTGCATTTGGCATAGACCTTAAGGACGCGGCAGGAAACTGGCCTGAAATCCTTAAAAGAGTTGAAAGCGCTGTTGATGAGAAGGGCGGATCGGGAAGAATGGGAACATGGGCATTCTCTTTCGGTTTTACTACAACCCAGGCTTTAGCTGAATTCGGAAAACAGATTGCGGAAGGCACAATGAGCAAAGACAGTTTGGAAGACTTAATTAAAGCTTATGAAATATACACACCTGACGCTGCATGGAACGGTTCACTCTATGTAGACAGGGTAAGCGGCGATTCAAAGGATAACCACGCTATGGTTTATCAGGATACATATGTGTTCGGAGAAGGATACTTAGGTATGACAGATGTTGAGATACCCGATGTTTATAAGCTTCTTGAAAAATAA
- a CDS encoding nitrogenase component 1 has translation MGLHRFKPPMSGRMGTLWTLSTIKNAALIEYGCMGHMLYGRVFLNRASVTDGCKLYSTHIDEADISLGDTGRLERAIGDIIKKDQPEVIFLLPSAVPTVIGTDLPAICRELQPEYPEVLLLPFGFGGFDIDGYRGVQEALLLLAKKLPYPIEKTTSPTFNIIGSCADMFRFHADAWEMERIMKGAFHMSPVCIMTSHTDVGSLRKMGSAHINLVIRREGEPAAKHLNKSFGTPYIMGRPYGIKGTLKWINEISETLGIAPDKEFIEHEKRLAELQLFPSEPTFRHIVRSHPEESVITLGGHADVVKGIMEYAVNEIYLKKGDIWCDCPSMADESIPYLAEDQWTKVIKENKKSILMASGEALLWSGRNTELQISNPDIKWRLSPYEPPFTGFRGAIHLCDIWLNDALSKED, from the coding sequence TTGGGGCTTCATAGATTTAAACCGCCTATGTCAGGCAGAATGGGAACATTATGGACGCTTTCCACCATAAAAAATGCCGCTTTGATAGAATACGGCTGCATGGGCCATATGCTTTACGGCCGTGTATTCCTGAACAGGGCAAGCGTTACGGACGGCTGCAAGCTTTATTCAACTCATATAGACGAGGCGGATATTTCACTGGGGGATACGGGAAGGCTTGAGCGGGCCATTGGAGATATCATAAAAAAAGATCAGCCGGAAGTAATATTTCTTCTTCCCTCCGCTGTTCCTACAGTAATAGGAACAGACCTTCCCGCCATATGCAGAGAGCTTCAGCCGGAATATCCGGAGGTTCTTCTGCTTCCTTTCGGTTTTGGCGGCTTCGATATAGACGGCTACAGGGGCGTTCAGGAAGCACTCCTGCTTCTTGCAAAAAAGCTTCCCTATCCTATAGAGAAAACGACTTCTCCTACCTTTAATATCATAGGCTCCTGCGCCGATATGTTCCGCTTCCATGCAGATGCATGGGAAATGGAACGTATAATGAAAGGCGCTTTTCATATGTCTCCTGTCTGCATTATGACATCCCATACAGATGTAGGCAGTCTCAGGAAAATGGGGAGCGCCCATATTAATCTCGTTATCCGGCGGGAAGGAGAGCCTGCGGCAAAGCACCTTAACAAAAGCTTCGGAACTCCTTATATTATGGGACGGCCTTACGGAATAAAAGGAACTCTTAAATGGATCAATGAAATCTCTGAAACATTGGGCATTGCTCCTGATAAAGAGTTTATAGAACATGAGAAAAGGCTTGCCGAGCTTCAGCTTTTTCCATCGGAGCCTACATTCAGGCATATTGTACGCTCTCACCCGGAAGAATCGGTAATTACTTTAGGCGGACATGCCGATGTGGTAAAAGGTATTATGGAATATGCCGTAAATGAAATTTACCTGAAAAAAGGTGATATTTGGTGCGACTGCCCTTCTATGGCAGACGAAAGCATACCTTATCTGGCAGAAGACCAGTGGACAAAGGTTATAAAGGAAAATAAAAAGAGCATTTTAATGGCAAGCGGTGAAGCCTTGTTATGGAGCGGCAGAAATACGGAGCTTCAAATATCAAATCCTGATATAAAATGGCGGCTGAGCCCCTATGAGCCTCCCTTCACAGGATTTCGCGGAGCCATACACCTTTGTGATATCTGGCTTAACGATGCCCTTTCAAAGGAGGATTAA